One stretch of Arachis hypogaea cultivar Tifrunner chromosome 20, arahy.Tifrunner.gnm2.J5K5, whole genome shotgun sequence DNA includes these proteins:
- the LOC112782309 gene encoding replication protein A 70 kDa DNA-binding subunit D-like, translating to MVILQMGKMKFYSGVMGVSNTNYNSKLFINVEFPAARDFFARVNKLDPVDGQGIMPLVCGQPVSDEEDFLRLSVYKTIAEIKEHNQDAVFVTVGTIKEVETEFGWGYKGCKKCRRGLKELDKKYFCPNCIRDYGFYEPRYIIHIRVIDHTDAASFVLFDGEAAKFLGVSTKDLRQSCVTKGVEKNSCPEEINKLRDIKFIFKVQLKMRNLNSYEPYVIHVLRMTNENSLVSAFLDKYNPDTGLLSHENSELLSLSTGPYNTSKACESEPTPSPAVDEKHNSKILRAKKHIEEIGDESVSSKSKKGKWVVVED from the exons ATGGTTATTCTCCAAATGGGCAAGATGAAATTTTATAGtg GGGTCATGGGTGTATCTAACACAAACTACAATTCGAAACTGTTTATCAATGTTGAGTTTCCAGCTGCCAGGGATTTCTTTGCGAG GGTGAACAAATTGGATCCTGTTGACGGACAAGGCATAATGCCGCTGGTCTGTGGTCAACCTGTTTCAGATGAGGAGGATTTTTTGCGTCTGTCAGTCTACAAAACAATTGCAGAGATAAAGGAGCATAATCAG GATGCTGTATTTGTTACAGTCGGGACGATTAAAGAAGTTGAGACTGAATTTGGTTGGGGGTACAAAGGATGTAAGAAGTGTCGTCGTGGCTTGAAGGaacttgataaaaaatatttctgtCCCAATTGCATTAGAGACTACGGGTTTTATGAGCCAAG GTACATCATCCACATAAGGGTGATAGACCACACCGATGCTGCCTCTTTTGTTTTGTTCGATGGAGAAGCTGCAAAGTTTCTTGGAGTTTCTACTAAGGACCTTAGGCAGTCTTGTGTGACTAAG GGTGTTGAGAAAAATTCCTGTCCCGAAGAGATTAATAAGCTTAGGGATATTAAGTTCATCTTCAAAGTGCAACTCAAGATGAGGAATCTGAACTCTTATGAACCATATGTGATTCATGTGCTGAGAATGACAAATGAGAATTCTCTGGTCTCTGCCTTCCTGGATAAATACAATCCTGACACT GGCCTTTTGTCCCATGAAAATTCTGAACTATTGAGTTTGTCTACTGGTCCATACAACACTTCTAAG GCTTGTGAGAGTGAGCCAACTCCATCACCTGCAGTTGATGAGAAACATAATTCTAAGATTCTCAGAGCTAAGAAACATATTGAAGAGATTGGAGATGAGTCAGTTTCATCCAAATCTAAGAAAGGGAAGTGGGTTGTGGTGGAGGACTAA
- the LOC112784701 gene encoding uncharacterized protein yields MKPESKRKSDKAHTYSHEKPSCFDSFAEMSNALLNFDITIRNQSSPNIIGSATNQDPNSIQSLSKDCFDFNNLWKTLNYIEKKNAKRIIVVKRVDKKKEKKMKRKKEKEEFQIIKFLTMNPKKPFESIVRVKGGNRKEQNSEKNSDNQFGLEEFIDAVNHGGFHLRTRIHLKNKNTQ; encoded by the exons ATGAAACCAGAATCGAAAAGAAAGAGTGACAAAGCCCACACTTATAGCCATGAAAAACCTTCATGCTTTGATAGTTTTGCTGAAATGTCAAACGCTCTGTTAAATTTTGATATCACCATAAGAAACCAAAGTTCTCCCAATATTATTGGTTCTGCAACTAATCAAGATCCTAATtcaattcaatctctctcaaaag ATTGCTTCGACTTTAATAATTTATGGAAGACATTGAATTACATAGAGAAGAAGAATGCAAAACGCATAATCGTCGTTAAGAGGGttgataagaaaaaagaaaagaaaatgaagaggaagaaggagaaggaggaatttcaaataataaaattcttgaCAATGAACCCAAAGAAGCCGTTTGAAAGCATTGTAAGAGTAAAAGGTGGAAACAGAAAGGAGCAAAATTCAGAGAAAAACTCAGATAATCAATTTGGCTTGGAAGAGTTTATTGATGCTGTAAATCATGGAGGCTTTCATCTTAGAACAAGGATTCATCTTAAGAATAAGAATACCCAATAG
- the LOC112785622 gene encoding uncharacterized protein — protein sequence MFSLAQKLKVCRYKLVQWQKNHKANSRKEIEDLQAKLEELRVAGINGGEEVTSLEEKLELAYLKEQSYWREKSRVKWLKEGDQNTRFFHQKFQSRMRRNIIWRLVGRDNEIASKLEDIAKVAEDYFCDIFTSSCLADPNPYLEDLEPKVTASMNRRLQKPVTMNEVKRATFSVHAQSAPGDDGFTAKFFHFFWDIVGGDFFKAVRSFFHSGRILKSFNHTQICLIPKVPDASDMTQSAPNTSQNILELLEIYKGFSGQKVNLNKSAIFFSHNTPQNTRLVVAQTLNIEHIGAQDKYLGLPSIVQKSKKATFGAIKDKVQKRIMGWKRSLLSSGGRHTLLRAVGEAIPIYTLSCFKLPGTLLIEIYSMLSQFWWGQKGAEQRMVWIKWDTMTRSKKDGGLGIKDLRAQILALLGKQYWRLMKYPNSTLSRMLKAKYFRYTDFLHAEIGSVSSWGWRSVLEGRKVIEKGLLWKIGSGTNVRIFRDPWLPPPVPLNVPQNALTIPPNLQVYYVSALLNPDRS from the exons ATGTTCTCCTTGGCCCAAAAGTTGAAAGTTTGTAGATATAAACTAGTTCAATGGCAAAAAAATCACAAAGCAAACTCCCGAAAAGAAATTGAGGACCTTCAAGCTAAACTAGAGGAGTTACGGGTGGCTGGAATCAATGGGGGAGAGGAGGTTACCAGTTTGGAGGAGAAGTTGGAACTGGCATATTTGAAAGAACAGAGCTATTGGCGAGAAAAATCTAGAGTCAAGTGGCTAAAAGAAGGAGATCAGAACACTAGATTCTTTCACCAGAAATTTCAATCAAGGATGCGAAGGAACATAATTTGGAGATTAGTGGGGAGGGACAATGAGATTGCATCGAAACTGGAGGATATTGCAAAGGTAGCTGAAGACTACTTTTGcgatatttttacttcttcttgTTTGGCTGATCCGAATCCATACTTAGAGGATTTGGAGCCTAAGGTTACAGCTTCCATGAACCGTAGGCTCCAAAAGCCAGTAACTATGAACGAGGTCAAAAGAGCTACATTTAGTGTTCATGCTCAGAGTGCTCCTGGTGATGACGGATTTACAGCtaagttttttcactttttctgggaTATAGTTGGAGGTGACTTTTTTAAGGCAGTGAGAAGTTTCTTTCACAGTGGCAGAATTCTAAAAAGCTTCAATCATactcaaatttgtttgattccaaaggTGCCAGATGCTAGTGACATGACTCAG AGCGCACCTAATACAAGCCAAAATATTCTAGAATTGCTAGAGATTTATAAGGGTTTCAGTGGGCAAAAAGTCAATTTGAATAAGTCGGCTATCTTTTTCAGTCACAACACACCTCAGAACACAAGACTAGTAGTTGCTCAGACACTAAATATTGAACATATCGGAGCACAAGACAAATACCTGGGACTGccctctatagttcaaaaatcaaagaaagcaaccTTTGGAGCTATCAAGGATAAAGTTCAGAAGAGGATTATGGGTTGGAAAAGAAGTCTATTGTCATCAGGTGGCAGGCACACGCTATTGAGAGCGGTGGGGGAGgcgattcctatttatacactctcttgttTCAAGCTCCCGGGCACGCTGTTGATTGAGATTTATAGCATGCTCTCGCAATTTTGGTGGGGTCAAAAAGGCGCAGAACAAAGAATGGTTTGGATTAAATGGGACACAATGACGAGATCGAAGAAAGATGGAGGGCTGGGGATCAAGGACCTAAGGGCACAAATTTTGGCTTTATTGGGCAAGCAATATTGGCGTCTAATGAAATACCCTAATTCTACTctatcaagaatgctcaaagctaaaTATTTCAGATATACAGATTTCCTACATGCAGAGATAGGAAGCGTATCGTCGTGGGGCTGGAGAAGTGTTCTTGAAGGGCGCAAGGTGATCGAGAAAGGCTTGTTATGGAAAATAGGCTCTGGCACTAATGTTCGCATCTTCCGTGACCCCTGGCTCCCACCACCAGTACCCCTTAATGTCCCTCAAAATGCACTCACAATCCCGCCAAATCTGCAAGTGTATTACGTTAGTGCGTTACTAAATCCTGATAGAAGCTGA
- the LOC140183003 gene encoding uncharacterized protein, which produces MKTIVWNCRGLERPLTIHTLKGICKSHSPEIVYISETKNQSRHVEAKLRVCGYENWHIVNPAGVAGGLVLAWKDSISVQIISNGEFFVAAEIKEVGSSEVWSFIGVHLSCSKQIRSLQFEELTTMSQHLEGKVIIAGDFNAITSQAEKEGGGQKSATTIATFTNFIDSNELVDIGMVGRPFTWTNRRQGEDLVKERLDRYLVGMEWKLKFSNAVVHRLTESGSDHAPILMETEPQS; this is translated from the coding sequence ATGAAAACTATAGTTtggaattgtcggggtttggAGAGACCCCTGACAATTCACACCTTAAAAGGGATCTGTAAATCCCACTCCCCCGAGATTGTGTATATAAGTGAAACAAAGAACCAATCTCGACATGTGGAAGCAAAACTTCGGGTATGCGGCTATGAAAACTGGCATATTGTTAACCCGGCAGGAGTGGCAGGAGGACTTGTGCTAGCTTGGAAGGACAGCATCAGTGTTCAAATTATTAGCAATGGAGAATTCTTTGTGGCAGCCGAAATTAAGGAAGTCGGAAGTAGTGAGGTATGGTCGTTCATTGGTGTCCATTTGAGTTGTTCGAAACAAATTCGATCCTTACAGTTTGAGGAGCTTACAACAATGAGCCAACACCTGGAAGGAAAAGTGATAATAGCAGGCGATTTTAATGCTATAACAAGCCAAGCAGAAAAGGAGGGTGGAGGCCAAAAATCAGCAACCACCATTGCAACATTCACTAATTTTATTGACAGTAACGAATTAGTGGATATTGGAATGGTGGGACGCCCTTTCACGTGGACAAATCGAAGACAAGGAGAGGATTTGGTAAAGGAGAGGCTTGACCGCTATTTAGTTGGGATGGAATGGAAGTTGAAGTTTTCGAATGCAGTGGTGCACAGGCTCACAGAGTCAGGCTCGGATCATGCTCCAATTTTGATGGAAACCGAACCTCAATCATAG